DNA sequence from the Prochlorothrix hollandica PCC 9006 = CALU 1027 genome:
CTCCTAGAGGTGAGCCGCGATCGCAACAAGGTCGTTTTATCCCAACGCCTTGCCAGCCAATCGGAGCAGTTTGCCCAATTAGAGGTGGGGCAACTGGTGACGGGCCATGTGATGAGCCTCAAGCCCTTTGGTATTTTTGTGGACTTTGAAGGGGGCACGGGCCTGCTGCACATTAACCAAATCAGCAATAAGTTTGTCAAAGACCTCAGCACCTTCTTTTCCCCAGGGCAACCCATCAAGGCGGTGATTGCAGACCTGGATGAAGGACGGGGGCGCATTGCCCTGTCCACCAAGTATTTGGAAAATCACCCCGGCGAAATCCTGGAGAATTTGCAAGAGGTGATGGATTCTGCCGAGTCTCGTCTGGAGCGGGCCAAGAAAAAGCTGGGGCTTTAAGGGGGGTCAACCTGGGGCTTAGCTCCCTGCCGCCGTCCCGTTCAGTTGTCGTTTATCTGTCCTGACCCTATGACCCTCACCTGGGAACTCGATTTCTACTCCCGTCCCATTGTGGATGAGACCGGCAAAAAAGTTTGGGAATTGGTTCTCTGTGAAAGTGCCTCCACCATAGACACCGACCTCGCCAGCCTGTTTCGCTATAGCCAATATTGCCCCAGCACCCAAGTTAATTCCCTCTGGCTCCAGGAAGCCATCCAAACCGCCATCGATCAACGGGGCAAACCGCCCACCCAGGTGCGCTTTTTTCGGCGGCAGATGAACAATATGATCACCAAAGCCTGTAAGGATCTGGGGCTGGGGGCCAAGATTAGCCGCCGCACCGTCACCCTCTATCACTGGCTCCAGGATCGCTATGTGACGGTCTATCCCCAACATCCGGGCTATCAGGCCGCCCCCATGCCGTCGGTGCAATACAATCCTGAACGCCCCAACCCCTTGCCCGATGCCCTCCAGGGCGATCGCTGGAGCTTAGTCAATTTAACCGTGGCCGACTTTCAGGACATGGGGGAGTGGGACATTGGCTTTGAGGACGCATTCCCCTTGGCTCCCCTGGGCTTAAACCCCGACACCCCAATTCCAGGGCTAATTATTTTTTCGGAACGGGCCATGGCCCTCGCGGCCTGGATGTCCGGTTTGGAGTTGGGATTTCTGACGGTGGAGACCAAGGCTCCGGCCAGTTTGGTGCTGGAAACGGGGGCTAGCGATCGCTGGATCCTGGCCAACCTGGTCAATGGCGATCTGGTGGCAGAAGCCCAACGCTTTGCCACCGCCAAGGCCCAGGCCCAGAATGTCCACTTTCTAGCCATTCAGGCCAGTACTCCATCGGAATCCTTTGCCGGATTTTGGCTCCTGCAAGAGTTAACGGGTCTCTAGTACACCAGGGGGTAAGGTCGCCGACCCTGCACAATTTCAGTCCCGTTCGTAGGGCTTAGTTTGCCAGTCACTCCTCCGGGTGCATCCCGCTGT
Encoded proteins:
- a CDS encoding Tab2/Atab2 family RNA-binding protein encodes the protein MTLTWELDFYSRPIVDETGKKVWELVLCESASTIDTDLASLFRYSQYCPSTQVNSLWLQEAIQTAIDQRGKPPTQVRFFRRQMNNMITKACKDLGLGAKISRRTVTLYHWLQDRYVTVYPQHPGYQAAPMPSVQYNPERPNPLPDALQGDRWSLVNLTVADFQDMGEWDIGFEDAFPLAPLGLNPDTPIPGLIIFSERAMALAAWMSGLELGFLTVETKAPASLVLETGASDRWILANLVNGDLVAEAQRFATAKAQAQNVHFLAIQASTPSESFAGFWLLQELTGL